A genomic window from Nicotiana sylvestris chromosome 11, ASM39365v2, whole genome shotgun sequence includes:
- the LOC138881848 gene encoding uncharacterized protein, which yields MARGKKKEETSIAASEAREYRNPRPRFPEKKPQYYYPHQNVTYAPQPYMVMNTQPYVQPPQQANRGQAPPPRNQPPYRNHYNPQLPQNNFRPQEPPRRRTFTPIGEPYSTIFPKLVQMGFLQPVPQTRHNPASLAYKAGVRCAYHSGAEGHDTNDCWTLRRVVENLIEQGKIVLRDDEVPNVTNNPLPAHNNGPLIGMICEDKEFDPALKAIIAIVDAGRKPKAAPKQDKGEKKTSTVKAELEEKVETKTKTMVPAKNEVLYIPRGRSEKPQRFEIKGAIPMYVSKGAYVVRGTIKPPWLNEPVVIGRVPQKPMTDLSTVSWNYQRTLVTYKGKEVTGELPENTSVGKYSGTQEVNNATRKRFPPKKPVSAEEAEAFFQKMNMPDYEVLDQLRNYPEQVSLLSLLMRSAEHQKILLKTLNEAYVPVETSVEQLERMTKRFFVVNQVSFSKNDLPPEGATHNKALHLTVKCEDYYVKQVMMDGGSGVDICPLSMLQRMEVGT from the coding sequence atggcaagagggaagaaaaaggaagagacgTCCATAGCGGCATCAGAAGCAagagaatatcgtaatcccaggccccgttttccagaaaaaAAACCACAAtattactacccccaccaaaatgtgacctatgctcctcaaccctacatggtcatgaatactCAGCCTTATGTCCAGCCACCGCAACAAGCCAATCGGGgtcaagctccacctcccagaaatcagcctccttaccgaaacCATTATAATCCACAACtacctcaaaataacttccgtcctcaagaaccacccagaagacggactttcacacccattggtgaaccgtattctaccatattcccaaagctagtccagatgggtttcctgcaaccagtccctcagacaaggcacaatccagCATCACttgcttacaaagccggtgtcaggtgtgcttatcattcaggagcagaagggcatgataccaatgattgttggactttaagaagGGTGGTAGAGAACTTAATAGAACAGGGAAAGATAGTATTAAGAGACGatgaggtcccaaatgtgaccaacaatccattgcccgctcataATAATGGTCCGTTGATTGGGATGATCTGTGAGGACAAGGAGTTTGATCCTGccctgaaagctataatcgccattgtcgatgcAGGGAGAAAGCCTAAAGCAGCCCCGAAGCAAgataaaggggaaaagaagactagTACTGTCAAGGCTGAGCTCGAAGAGAAGGTTGAGACAAAGACAAAGACGATGGTGCCTGCGAAGAATGAAGTTCTCTATATTCCACGAGGTCGATCAGAGAAGCCACAGAGATTCGAAATAAAAGGGGCAATACCGATGTACGtgtcgaaaggggcctatgtggtccgggggacgattaaaCCACCttggctgaatgagccagtggttatcggacgcgtgccacagaagCCAATGACAGACCTGTCCACGGTATCGTGGAATTATCAACGAACATTGGTTACATACAAAGGCAAAgaagtcacgggggaacttccaGAGAATACTTCCGTTGGAAAATATTCGGGCACTCAAGAAGTAAACAATGCCACACGGAAGcgcttcccacccaagaagcctgtaagcgctGAAGAAGCAGAGgctttcttccaaaagatgaataTGCCTGACTATGAAGTGTTGGATCAGTTGCGCAACTACCCTGAACAAGTGTCTCTGCTATCTTTGCTAATGAGGTCCGCCGAGCATCAGAAGATCCTGCTCAAAACTTTGAATGAAGCGTATGTGCCGGTGGagacttcagttgaacaactTGAAAGAATGACGAAAAGGTTCTTTGTAGTTAATCAAGTTTCTtttagcaagaacgatttacctcCGGAGGGAGCAACTCACAACAAGGCTTTACATCTGACAGTCAAGtgtgaagactactacgtcaagcagGTAATGATGGATGGAGGttcgggtgttgacatttgtccgctttCCATGCTGCAGAGAATGGAAGTTGGGACATGA